The Vitis vinifera cultivar Pinot Noir 40024 chromosome 8, ASM3070453v1 genome segment TACCTATACTCACAGGAGGGAACTTTCTTTTAGTGCCTTCCATGTTGTTAATGTACTACCAAAAAATGGTTCCAACATTCACACTCATACCGTTATTAACTCTCACAAAGTGCCATTGCCATTAAGGTTCACAATGATTTAACATACGCCAAAAAGTGATGACCAAGGAAATGATCACTTACAGATTTGAAATAAACAGGCATCCATGAAAGAAGAACAAAGTACCCCTGCAAGTCAAAGCAAGTGTCAAATTCTTGTTGCAAACTAACCAGCAACAACCAATAGTGAATGAGGAATTTTGGTTGTGGTGAAGATAAGGAAAACTTACCCAATTGTTAGTAATATTAGCAAAAATAATTGCCCATGTGGGTAATTTTGATAATAGGAGGCGCAGAGGCAGAAATTTGCCATTTCTTGCTGAAGATTCAGTTTTGCCTGCTTGGATTAACCTCAACTCTGACTGGCTAATCAGATGGCTCTCTCGTGGATCACTCGTGGCCCCATATCCCCACATGGTCAGCCAGAGCAGTCCAAGAGATGAGAAGAGGACAAAAGGGCCAGAAATTCCGATTGATGATATCACAATAGGAGTCACAAGTAAGCCTGTGACATTGCCAAGATGAAATCCAGCCATGGAGATTCCAACTGCACTCGCCCGTTCATTTATTGGAAACCACCTAATTATAGATACACATACATCAGAATAGCTCTGGTTCAAGTTAATTCATTGGATATCGTATGGAATAACTTGTTAAAGATGAAGGAGGCATCTACCTTGATACGAGGGTGCTCATAGCAGGTAGAGCCACACCTTCTGCAAGTCCAAAGAAGGCACGAACAGCCAAGAGACTGAGAGTGGAATGGGTGGCAGCCCATGGGGTAAGGAGAGTAGCCAAAGACCACAAGGCCACACCGCATGCCATCACTTTCTTTCCTCCGTATCTGTCTACTAGGACTCCTCCAATCACCGAGGAGAATACGTATCCCCATAGAAATGAGGACTTCACCCATGAATGAAACATGATAGTATAAGTACAATGAACCAGATCCAAAAATGAAGCAAACCGACACATGCAAATACAATCCCGCTACACAGGGGCACATTACAAAGCCATATGCCTTCTAAATTGGTCTTTGCCATTTTTCAGCTTCCTTTACCctactttgtaaaagaaaaattcacTAATAATGCTGGAAGCCCATACACGATTATAGAAATAGATTCATCCAAATCCATCCAACTTGCAAACATGATAATAATTTGTATGTAAGCTTGTTTTACAAGTGCTGAAAGAGCGTCTCTCTCTGTGTCAAATAATTAAGGGACAAGGGACAATTATGGTTTCAAAGGCTATAAAAAGTAGTGTCCAAAACTTGGAAGTTTAATAGTTTGACTTATTCACTACCATCTTATACCCAAATTGCCTTTAATAGCTTAATCAAATTAATCTCGTcatcatttttgttattaattattaataatcttaatattattttttaattactaattgttattattattttaaattgcatTTCAtcatagtttaaaatatttttaggagaaGTGTTTTTCATCAGACAAACGGTAGCTTTCCACAAATTGGCAGCAGGCAATAATTGAAAGTTGAAACCAAATAAATTTGCTTCTATTTGGGCCAACAGGAGAACACCTCCAAACTTAAAAGAAGGGGGGGTTGGTAATTGGTATGTACCACTTTCAGTTCTTGGTAGGATGTTTGGGTCCCACCAAATTGCAGACTCCGTCTTTCTGTGCTTAAGGCAACTGAAAGCCAATAGACCACGACAACTTGGGAAAATCGTTAAACTCTAATCAAAGACTACTGTGTGTTTTacctaattaaaaaattataaagcaAGTTGTGGCCTCGTGGAGTCGTGGGTATgcgtttctttttttaatatttctaatagcCTCGGTATAAAGATATTGTAAGTTATGGCGTGCAGTCAGAACCCAAAGAATTGGACGGAGGACCACCAACATCTCCCACCTTCAACCACTGcaaaatttctctttttctccgGAGAAACCCAAACGACTAAAACAAGAAAtggaaaataagattaaaaaaaaaaaaaaacgagtgGAACTcaagaaaaaacatttaaaaaccCAGAAAATTAGGTTTGGACTCGATTGAACAAGAGCCTTacgagagagagggagagagaattCAACTGAATTCAAGAAAAACCTTTAAAAGTTAAAGCCCAGAAACTCAAGAACGTAATGGAAGGGAAAGAATTAGTTAGGATGGCACCTGAACAATACCCAAGAAAGAACTGGACCAACCATGTTCGGCAGCGAGAGGAACAATAGCAACCGACATGACGACCCGATCAGCGTTACACAAGCACATAACCATGGCCAACAGAGTTACCACCTTGAACCTCTCCGGCACCGTAATTTTAGGCTCCCCAGCTCTCCCTCTCATCAGCATTCCCTTCTCCATCCCCTCCGCCGTACACCTCACCACCCATCCCCTCTCCGCCGCCTTCTTCGTCACGTACTccttcctccctcttcttttctCGCAACTCTTCCATCCGATGCCTCTTGCGACGAGCTTGGGTTCCAATCCCAGGCGTGTCCTCCTAAAACCAATCAAAGAAGGCAAAGAGTTGTGAGGAGAGGAGCGTATCAGGGATTGAGACGGAGTGACTGCTGCCATGGCAGAGACACCTGGAGAGGGAGGGATGGAAGAAATGAATACAATTTATATAGAAAATGTTAAATTGGGTGCCTTTAGATAAAGCATTTGATTCATTTGTTTAATAAGGAGTGGATCGGGAGGATGAGTGGAGTGTGGAAAGAGGATTAAAGAAACAGGATTTGAGTTGTTTTGGGGTTGGTGAGACCGTGAGAGCAGCGCGCCTTCCGACTCGGTCTCCTCAGCTCTGAGTCCTCACAAACAAATCCTGCAAGGGCATTCTTGTCGCAAACTCAAATTTATGCTGTCGTCTAGGACTACGCACTTCGACGTGGCTCCACGTACCCGCCCCCTCTTACCAACCCCACCGTGATATCCGTCACCGGACGCGCCGGTGCCTCGTGGATTGATCCCGTTTGCCCACTGGGGTCAGATACGTTTGCCCCTTGATCACCGAAGTGGGCCCCTGTCTGTACGTGACGAAGTGATGAATTTTGAAGCCTAAATTCCGGTGGTAAGTAATGGGAATGATGAGTCCACACAGAGGGTAGGTAGGTAAGGAAAAGTCTGGAGTCCAGAGCCTCTCATTGTTGCGGCGGTCCACGCAACCacgtttaaaaatatataaaataaaaataatttctgttaaaaaatatgaactttaagcgcaaaaaatataaatttgttttatattttctaacattatttttattttttaaataatatttaaaagttattattcTTCTAAGTCAagcatttaaaaataatctattctTAATAAACCTATTTGTCTTAATAGAAATATTAGATAATGCTTTATTATGAAATGAATCACATGACGTATTCATTTACTTAAATACAACCTATTCTTAATAAACCTATTGcccttaataaaaatattagataatCCTAAGAGAATGAATGACCTATAAGCATAAAATAATGCTTTAAAAagcaatcaatttttaaaaggtaAGATCTAACTCATGTGATCCTCTAGACCATACTTTTTTGTAGCCTAGCTCCTAATAAGCCAAGAATCCCAACATGGGGAAAAATGATAGTGAATCCAGTTCatagattttttaaattgtatcaAAAATCATTCACAATgtctttcaattttattttctaaaaatgtaccatttgtttttaattatttaattaaatcaaataaattatcttTGGACATtataccaaaaatatttttcttttcttcttctttttggtcCTATTTGgattcaaaaatgattttaaaaaacaattttcatattaaCCATCAAATGGAATCTAAATTCTTGgtattttcttatttagtggTCAAACATGTCATACAATAAAAGAGACAGACAACTTACTTTGAAAATGGCGTAAGTAATAAGTatactaatttttaattgtCTTTTCCTGGAATGCTTTTTcgatatttataattattgagagtttttatatgttattttcttatttaaatgaataataactTCTTATAATAAAgattaatccattttttttttataacttatataaaaaaaaattaattttttgttatatgtGGTCATATTCTTGAAAACACATACGTTTAAttcttattatttgatttgattttcttaaaaacaatattcattTCATGTTCTTGTAAATACAACAAAACTTGGTTTGTGCAACTATAACGAGATCCTTCTATTAATGGTCCCTTCAAATGAGATTTCTACAAATCTTAAGATAAActcatatttgatataattattgGTGAAGGGTTTTTCTTGGTAAACCTCTTTGACACGACTCTAAAAGTTTAAACAAACATGATCATTTTCTCTCCATAttgattttgatgtttttttttttaattgcgcATCAAATAAATAGGATGCAACAAGGAGAAAGCCACCAATTTGGTATACAATGTCGGCAAAGAGCGATCCGGTCCCAAAGAATTAAAAGAACATTTCTTGAGGCACTTCATTGTCTACATAAATGTAGTTGGTGCAGTTCAATTGCCAATGCGGTTCACATAAATGTAAGATGCAAACTACAATAGCCTGAGTTGAGGGTCCATTTTCAGCTATTATTGCATAGATAAATTAATCATGTTTGACGCTGCTGACTTCACtttaatttaacttattttatatgGTGGTTAATTGAGAAATATTGGAACGACTATGGAGATGCAATTATGTTGTATAGTCTGTTCGGGATAGGGTGTGGACAAAAGCATTAAGCATCAATAAATGAGCAACAACTCTGCCCTCGGGGTGGATATATCTACTTGACTCAATAAAGAGGGGGTTCAGAAACAATATTGGTTGTCCTCTTAACTATAGAGTTTCACATAGCCTTTGGGAAGGGTCGAGGGTCAAGGGTCAAGGCCTTCTTCGATAATCGATAGGCGAGGCAGATTGATTATTCTCGTCCCGACCCTAATAGCTATTTTAGTATCCGATGAATTGGGTAGGGGAGAAGATGACTGTTGATGCCTTGAACTCGACTCCTTTAAAGAGTTCTCCTTCCAACGGGTTATGCTCTGTCCTAACCATTCCTTGCCAAAAATGTCAGAGGACCACGTTGGAACACTTGGATGCAGCAATTTGTCTCATTCTTCCGGGCGGcactagaaaatattttaactacAAGGCGCCGTCCACATTGTTTTTTCTCCCGTCCCATGTCAATGCAAGAAGAGAATGTTAGAGCACATTTTGCTGCAAGTGTTCaagtgtttttactttttaaaatcacccatcatcaaatattttttcaagaaataCTATATaagtaatttaaattttttattttattttatcaaatatgtgattttttttttcaaccacttttttagttaaaaatatttttttaaaatattgtaaaacttAGATatattataactatttttaaaaataattttcaatttttgagataaaaataaggttgatgatagaaaaattagaaaacaatatCTTAGATGATAtggtatttttagataatatattttaattatttgctactattttcacatattttttaataattattttaaaaaataattataaaaatataaagaatgatttataataaaacattataaatataagttatttttaaaatgtatttaaaaacattaaaaaaaaacattttaagaatatttttaagttttcaaataatttttttacaaaatattacaaaacagattccaaaaattattttaaaaactgttttacaaaattattttcagaaaTACTTTATGGAAAAAGTATTTAATCTTTGTTTTAACACTTTTTTtacaatagttttcaaaaatgatttcgataaactttgtttgaaaatctaaaatattttaatttattttttatattttcaaatattttttaaaattaatttttgtgttcaattattcttcatatttttataattatttttaaaaataaactaaaaaacaagtaaaaataattaaaatataaactaaaaacCATCGTATTTTTTCAATGTACGTAATAAAAAAACCTTACGTACGACAAATTAAGGCCAACAACGTTATTCTTTAGTAATTTAGCACATATTATATgaagtaaaaaattattaccaaCTTTCAAAGGAAGGTCATTGATAAAAGGTGATAAGAATCATACGATAAATGTTGGAACCAGCCGGGAGGTCCCACATCCCAAATATTTGATTCTTGGACCCCTGACATAAAAGTTAAAGTTAATGTCACATTGTCACATTGGAGTTGTTGAGCTTTTTGTTTATGTTGTCctcaattattaaatattaaaaaataaaaaaggctaattatt includes the following:
- the LOC100245864 gene encoding probable anion transporter 3, chloroplastic: MAAVTPSQSLIRSSPHNSLPSLIGFRRTRLGLEPKLVARGIGWKSCEKRRGRKEYVTKKAAERGWVVRCTAEGMEKGMLMRGRAGEPKITVPERFKVVTLLAMVMCLCNADRVVMSVAIVPLAAEHGWSSSFLGIVQSSFLWGYVFSSVIGGVLVDRYGGKKVMACGVALWSLATLLTPWAATHSTLSLLAVRAFFGLAEGVALPAMSTLVSRWFPINERASAVGISMAGFHLGNVTGLLVTPIVISSIGISGPFVLFSSLGLLWLTMWGYGATSDPRESHLISQSELRLIQAGKTESSARNGKFLPLRLLLSKLPTWAIIFANITNNWGYFVLLSWMPVYFKSVFDINLKQAAWFSAAPWGMMAISGYIAGVVSDYLIKVGYPLTLVRKIMQSIGFIGPGVSLLCLNHAKTPVTAAMFLTAGLSLSSFSQAGFLLNMQDIAPQYAGFLHGISNSAGTLAAIVSTIGTGYFVQWLGSFQAFLTVTALLYFATTIFWNAFATGERVFL